A window of the Desulfobacula toluolica Tol2 genome harbors these coding sequences:
- a CDS encoding addiction module antidote protein: protein MITKTFPFDISEHLETDEDIRGFLKETANTGDNSDFIHALNIAAKARGMTEIAKQAGVTRASLYKSLSENGNPRFETISKIINALGCKLVIA, encoded by the coding sequence ATGATAACGAAAACTTTCCCTTTTGACATTTCAGAACATCTTGAAACGGATGAGGATATCCGTGGTTTTCTGAAAGAAACAGCAAACACCGGTGATAATTCGGATTTTATCCATGCATTAAATATTGCCGCTAAAGCAAGGGGTATGACCGAAATAGCCAAGCAAGCAGGCGTTACCCGCGCCAGCCTGTACAAATCCCTCTCTGAGAATGGTAACCCCAGGTTCGAGACCATCAGCAAAATAATTAATGCCCTGGGCTGCAAGCTGGTCATTGCTTAA
- a CDS encoding helix-turn-helix domain-containing protein gives MSNIIQVTESNGNVFKDIGFSREQSNKLATKSYLMMQIESLIKKKGMTHDQASKLMGVSRPCVSDVMRGRIDKFTIGALVDMLTKAGLRI, from the coding sequence ATGTCAAACATAATCCAGGTCACAGAATCAAACGGCAATGTTTTTAAGGATATCGGCTTTTCCCGGGAACAATCAAACAAGCTTGCCACCAAATCTTATTTGATGATGCAGATTGAGTCTCTCATTAAAAAGAAAGGTATGACCCATGACCAGGCCTCAAAGCTAATGGGTGTGTCCAGGCCCTGTGTCAGTGATGTAATGCGGGGAAGGATTGATAAATTTACCATTGGCGCCCTGGTGGATATGTTGACCAAGGCTGGGCTTCGTATTTAA
- a CDS encoding Fic family protein, whose amino-acid sequence MTSPVNYHYGKFPPDNIDWSILIPLIGPANAALARYDGTLSAIPNAGVLLSPLSTQEAVLSSKIEGTQATMGEVLEFEAEGESKELSRDKEADINEILNYRKGMWHATELLEDLPLCQRVIKGAHRTLLQGVRGQGKSPGEYRRIPNWIGPPGCPIDEAKFIPISADKLDEAMGKWERFIHEKAPDILVQLAVLHAEFEALHPFLDGNGRLGRMCVPLFLHKAGLIQSPMFYISAYFERNREEYYERLLAISRDDDWTGWCVFFLKAIQIQALENQVKAAKILSLYEFKKNQIVDLTHSQYAIHALDFIFSRPIFKSTDFTGIKEIPTPTAKRILSTLRDNGLFTVLRESSGRTPAIYAFTELINIAEGKDIL is encoded by the coding sequence TTGACGTCTCCAGTGAACTACCATTACGGAAAATTCCCGCCTGACAATATTGACTGGTCGATTCTGATTCCACTGATCGGACCGGCAAATGCAGCCTTGGCAAGGTATGACGGAACACTTTCAGCGATTCCCAACGCCGGGGTTCTTTTAAGCCCGCTTAGCACCCAAGAAGCGGTTCTTTCGTCCAAGATTGAAGGCACCCAGGCTACCATGGGAGAAGTCCTGGAATTTGAGGCTGAAGGGGAGTCAAAAGAGCTTTCCCGGGACAAGGAAGCCGATATCAACGAAATCCTGAACTACAGGAAGGGAATGTGGCATGCCACCGAGCTGTTAGAAGATTTGCCTTTATGTCAACGTGTTATTAAAGGCGCTCACCGGACCTTGCTTCAAGGAGTCAGGGGCCAGGGCAAATCTCCAGGAGAGTACAGAAGAATTCCAAACTGGATAGGCCCACCGGGTTGCCCCATTGATGAAGCCAAATTCATCCCCATATCAGCAGACAAGCTGGATGAGGCAATGGGAAAATGGGAGAGGTTCATTCATGAAAAAGCTCCGGACATTCTTGTTCAGCTCGCGGTCCTCCATGCTGAATTTGAAGCCCTTCATCCTTTTTTGGACGGTAATGGAAGGCTTGGGCGAATGTGTGTTCCCCTCTTCCTGCATAAAGCAGGCTTGATCCAATCGCCGATGTTTTACATAAGCGCCTATTTTGAGAGAAACCGGGAAGAATATTATGAAAGGCTGTTGGCAATATCAAGGGATGATGACTGGACCGGCTGGTGTGTATTCTTCCTTAAAGCCATTCAAATACAGGCCCTTGAGAACCAGGTAAAGGCAGCTAAAATACTGTCTCTTTATGAGTTCAAAAAAAACCAGATAGTGGATCTGACCCATTCACAATACGCCATCCACGCTTTGGATTTCATTTTTTCAAGACCCATTTTCAAGTCAACGGATTTCACCGGCATCAAAGAGATCCCCACTCCCACGGCAAAACGGATTCTCTCCACACTCCGGGATAATGGCCTTTTCACAGTCTTAAGGGAATCCAGCGGGAGGACTCCGGCAATCTATGCATTCACAGAATTGATAAATATTGCTGAAGGAAAAGATATTCTTTAA
- a CDS encoding recombinase family protein — protein MTVFTYARVSTLDQNTDLQEQALKKAYPNATYRQEKKSGTTAKNREVLNLLLDMIDQGDKLVVWKLDRLARNMNDLTNIIALLNDKGAALEILDQKIDTSTAGGKAFLQMLGIFAEFETNLRKERQLAGIAAAKAKGKHLGRKPSLTDDQKILIKIKHKTGMNPTQLSKKYGVSRATIYNVLKKSA, from the coding sequence ATGACAGTTTTCACATATGCCAGAGTATCAACACTTGATCAAAATACAGATTTACAAGAACAAGCATTAAAAAAAGCTTATCCGAATGCAACTTATCGGCAGGAAAAAAAGTCAGGGACCACGGCAAAGAACCGGGAAGTGCTGAACCTTCTGCTTGATATGATCGACCAGGGGGATAAGCTTGTGGTCTGGAAACTGGACAGATTAGCCCGGAATATGAACGATTTAACTAATATCATTGCACTCCTGAATGATAAAGGTGCTGCCCTGGAAATCCTGGACCAGAAGATTGATACCAGCACCGCTGGCGGAAAAGCATTTCTTCAAATGTTGGGAATCTTTGCAGAGTTTGAGACTAATCTCAGGAAGGAACGGCAACTGGCCGGGATTGCAGCCGCCAAAGCCAAAGGTAAGCACCTGGGCAGAAAGCCGTCCCTTACGGATGATCAAAAAATATTAATCAAGATCAAACACAAGACAGGGATGAACCCCACACAATTATCTAAAAAATATGGTGTCAGCCGGGCCACCATTTACAATGTGTTGAAAAAATCGGCATAA
- a CDS encoding MerR family transcriptional regulator, with protein MGNGTETLKELLALNQTPSKAVYKSGEVCKILDISSMTFHRLVHAYEPSLSNSNEPRIPNSLDSFVIGTHKRVTYPELIAFLERNKSHDRYNS; from the coding sequence ATGGGAAACGGTACAGAAACATTGAAAGAACTTTTGGCGCTTAACCAGACACCCAGCAAGGCTGTATATAAGTCAGGTGAGGTCTGCAAAATACTTGACATAAGCTCTATGACATTTCATAGATTAGTTCATGCGTATGAACCATCATTGTCAAACAGCAATGAACCCAGGATACCTAATTCCCTGGACAGTTTTGTTATTGGAACCCATAAACGTGTCACTTATCCGGAGTTAATTGCATTTTTGGAAAGAAACAAAAGTCACGACCGATACAACAGCTGA
- a CDS encoding sigma 54-interacting transcriptional regulator, producing the protein MIGVNCASIPGELYESEFFGHKKGAFTGAISDRAGRFQAADGGTLFLDEVGEIPLTMQGKLLRVLQEGLYERIGEEKTRKVDVRIIAATNRNLEKEVAAGSFRKDLYYRLNVFPIEVVPLRERKKDIPLLARHFLNIVSGKMNLPVPYLTELNIRELMNYDWPGNVRELQNVVERAVITSKSGCILFYLPGNSSKVKHDEGGLRSLREAQESKTVFTEKQINTKIRQNIIFALEQCNGKIYGPNGAASLLGLRPTTLTSRISRFKIKKDELCLDQRVMSQGKKHK; encoded by the coding sequence ATGATCGGAGTGAATTGCGCATCAATTCCAGGGGAACTATATGAAAGCGAGTTTTTTGGCCACAAAAAAGGAGCTTTTACCGGTGCCATTTCAGACAGGGCCGGTCGATTCCAGGCAGCCGACGGCGGAACTCTGTTTTTAGACGAAGTTGGAGAAATCCCACTTACCATGCAGGGAAAACTGCTCCGGGTTCTGCAGGAGGGGTTGTATGAAAGAATAGGAGAGGAAAAAACCAGAAAAGTTGATGTCAGAATAATCGCTGCCACAAATAGAAACCTTGAAAAAGAAGTTGCAGCAGGAAGTTTTCGCAAGGATCTATATTACCGGCTGAATGTCTTTCCCATTGAGGTTGTTCCCCTGCGTGAAAGAAAAAAAGATATCCCTCTTCTTGCCCGGCATTTTTTAAACATAGTGTCGGGAAAAATGAATCTTCCCGTACCCTATTTGACTGAGTTAAATATCAGGGAGCTCATGAATTATGACTGGCCGGGAAATGTACGGGAACTGCAGAATGTAGTTGAAAGAGCCGTCATCACGTCCAAATCCGGTTGTATTCTTTTTTATTTGCCTGGGAACTCTTCAAAAGTTAAGCATGATGAAGGCGGACTAAGATCTTTAAGAGAAGCACAGGAAAGTAAGACGGTTTTTACAGAAAAACAGATAAATACAAAGATCAGACAAAATATAATATTTGCCCTGGAACAATGTAACGGAAAAATATATGGACCAAATGGAGCAGCAAGTCTTTTGGGCTTAAGACCCACAACCCTGACATCAAGGATCAGCCGTTTTAAAATAAAAAAAGATGAACTTTGCTTGGACCAAAGAGTTATGTCTCAAGGAAAAAAACATAAATGA
- a CDS encoding helix-turn-helix transcriptional regulator produces the protein MMFEKMSPVAIAGQLGERLKQARLNADLTQAELASRTGLNRRTILNAEKGNVQLKNLIAILISLGMVEQINVFLPVQEISPLQLAKLKGKKRQRASRSQKRKSQISEDKSLW, from the coding sequence ATGATGTTTGAAAAAATGTCGCCAGTCGCAATTGCCGGGCAATTAGGGGAGAGACTAAAACAAGCCAGGCTGAATGCCGATTTAACACAGGCTGAACTGGCATCAAGAACCGGTTTAAACAGGAGGACTATTTTGAATGCTGAGAAAGGTAACGTCCAATTAAAAAACCTGATCGCAATTCTGATAAGTCTTGGCATGGTTGAGCAAATCAATGTGTTTTTACCGGTACAGGAAATCTCTCCTTTACAGTTGGCTAAACTAAAAGGGAAAAAACGGCAGCGAGCTTCAAGATCTCAAAAAAGAAAATCCCAAATAAGTGAAGATAAATCTTTATGGTAA